In Microvirga lotononidis, a single genomic region encodes these proteins:
- a CDS encoding response regulator, which translates to MPLIGALPGIGRTVEDQAWQLGAPTRSPRQFKEASTKSAEYRPVSQVIRDAPKMLASATVLVVDNDPITRELLEGILRTGGFQVLAVPTGNVGLLSLCQQRAQIDWLVTKISLPGLVDGWLLADEFHRHRPDRPVILLSEAIAEAECPSIDALLIPATAPMRVLEALTSLGSDETSRLVNSPEIARAA; encoded by the coding sequence ATGCCATTGATCGGTGCCCTGCCTGGAATCGGTCGGACCGTCGAGGATCAGGCATGGCAGCTTGGCGCACCTACCCGTTCGCCACGACAGTTTAAGGAAGCATCAACCAAGTCGGCAGAATATCGGCCGGTCTCCCAAGTAATACGCGATGCTCCAAAGATGCTAGCCTCAGCTACCGTTCTTGTCGTCGACAATGACCCGATCACACGCGAGTTGCTGGAGGGGATTCTCCGGACTGGCGGCTTCCAAGTCCTCGCTGTTCCGACTGGAAATGTGGGTCTCCTATCACTTTGTCAGCAGCGCGCTCAAATCGACTGGCTTGTAACGAAGATAAGCCTTCCCGGGCTTGTCGATGGATGGCTCCTGGCCGATGAGTTTCATCGGCACCGCCCAGACCGGCCGGTGATCCTCCTGTCCGAGGCGATCGCGGAGGCCGAATGCCCCTCCATCGATGCGCTGTTGATTCCAGCGACAGCTCCGATGCGGGTTCTTGAGGCACTGACAAGCCTGGGCAGTGATGAAACCTCGCGTCTGGTGAACTCCCCTGAGATCGCTCGAGCAGCTTGA
- a CDS encoding IS256 family transposase, with amino-acid sequence MTDLISKTDAAHPAGQPQARLFDDWIDPIETGVRERVRGWIEALIQAELEAALGRPRYGRKERPAPPASTHGYRHGSRCRSLTGTFGQTEISVPRARLRTEDGRTTEWRSATLRAYQRRTKAADALIASAYLAGTNTRRVRRALAALFGGAIGKDTVSRVWRKVQTDWQAWNQRSLADEPIVRLILDGTVVRVRLDRKATSISLLVVIGVREDGQKVLLAVKNMGGETTAAWRAVLDDLVARQLRRPAFVIVDGAPGLEQALAAVWEGVPLQRCTVHKHRNLLAHAPKRLHEEITADYTDMIYAATAEEMKERRKAFVRKWQLRHPAVADSLEEAGEALFAFTKLPPSQWKSARTTNAIERLHEEFKRRIKTQTVLPSAATAAMLFWALLASGQITMRKVDGWKTLPKISSSQEMIDVAA; translated from the coding sequence ATGACGGACCTTATCAGCAAGACAGATGCTGCGCATCCTGCCGGCCAGCCGCAAGCCCGGCTTTTCGACGATTGGATCGACCCGATCGAGACCGGCGTGCGCGAGCGGGTGCGGGGCTGGATCGAAGCCCTCATTCAGGCGGAACTCGAGGCGGCTCTGGGCCGGCCGCGCTATGGCCGCAAGGAGCGTCCCGCACCACCCGCCTCCACTCACGGCTATCGCCATGGCAGCCGCTGCCGCAGCCTGACCGGCACCTTTGGCCAGACAGAGATTTCGGTGCCGCGAGCGCGCTTGCGTACCGAGGATGGCCGCACCACTGAGTGGAGAAGCGCAACCCTTCGGGCTTATCAGCGGCGCACCAAGGCCGCCGATGCGCTGATTGCCTCAGCGTATCTGGCCGGCACCAACACCCGGCGGGTCCGCCGGGCCTTAGCCGCCCTGTTCGGCGGAGCCATCGGCAAGGACACGGTCAGCCGGGTCTGGCGCAAGGTGCAGACCGACTGGCAAGCCTGGAACCAGCGCTCGCTCGCCGACGAGCCGATCGTGCGGCTGATCCTCGACGGCACGGTGGTGCGGGTCCGGCTCGACAGGAAGGCGACCTCGATTTCGCTGCTGGTGGTGATCGGGGTGCGCGAGGATGGCCAGAAGGTGCTGCTGGCGGTCAAGAACATGGGCGGGGAGACCACGGCCGCCTGGCGTGCGGTGCTCGACGACCTCGTGGCACGCCAGCTGCGCCGGCCGGCCTTTGTCATTGTGGATGGCGCGCCGGGCCTGGAGCAGGCGCTCGCGGCGGTGTGGGAGGGGGTCCCGCTGCAGCGCTGCACGGTGCATAAGCACCGCAATCTGCTCGCCCATGCGCCCAAGCGGCTGCATGAGGAGATCACGGCCGATTACACGGATATGATCTATGCCGCCACGGCCGAGGAGATGAAGGAGCGGCGCAAAGCCTTTGTTCGCAAATGGCAGCTGCGGCATCCGGCGGTGGCCGACAGCCTGGAGGAGGCCGGCGAGGCACTGTTTGCGTTCACAAAGCTGCCGCCCTCGCAGTGGAAGTCGGCCCGAACCACCAATGCGATCGAGCGGCTGCATGAGGAGTTCAAGCGGCGGATCAAGACCCAGACGGTGCTGCCTTCAGCGGCGACCGCGGCCATGCTGTTCTGGGCGCTGCTGGCGTCCGGCCAGATCACGATGCGCAAGGTCGATGGCTGGAAGACGCTTCCCAAAATCTCATCGAGCCAGGAGATGATTGACGTTGCTGCTTAA
- a CDS encoding sigma-70 family RNA polymerase sigma factor, producing the protein MPSNPSPTSQSAIALPGYRPALAGDIQDHLGQQLRLADEAMGPWPVPESLRILAATIDCHLALRTEAQLSEFRDGIVEAQPILRAFAISLTKSPDRADDLVQATMLQALSKRALFQPGTNLNAWLFTILRNGYYTDYRRRSREVADPDGAYAAQLTIAPGQMDGLNLQDLQNALPKLAPDQREALLLVGAHGLTYEEAATVSGIPIGTIKSRVNRARLRLAELLGYAPEELMQGQSLQSRTGRQS; encoded by the coding sequence ATGCCCAGCAATCCTTCTCCCACATCGCAGAGCGCCATCGCATTGCCAGGCTATCGGCCGGCACTAGCGGGGGATATCCAGGATCATTTGGGGCAGCAGCTGCGGTTGGCGGATGAAGCGATGGGCCCTTGGCCCGTGCCGGAGTCGCTCAGGATCTTGGCGGCCACGATCGACTGCCACCTTGCACTCAGGACAGAGGCGCAGCTATCAGAGTTTCGGGATGGGATCGTGGAAGCACAACCGATCCTGCGTGCCTTCGCAATCTCCCTGACGAAAAGTCCAGATCGCGCCGATGATCTCGTGCAAGCCACCATGCTTCAGGCCTTGAGCAAGCGGGCTCTCTTCCAGCCGGGCACGAACCTGAACGCGTGGCTCTTCACGATCTTGCGCAACGGCTACTACACCGACTATCGCAGGCGCAGTCGTGAGGTTGCCGATCCGGATGGAGCCTACGCTGCACAGTTGACCATCGCTCCGGGGCAAATGGACGGGCTCAACCTCCAAGATCTGCAGAATGCGTTACCGAAACTTGCTCCCGACCAGCGTGAGGCGTTGCTTCTCGTCGGCGCTCACGGGCTTACATACGAAGAGGCCGCGACGGTCAGCGGGATCCCGATTGGGACGATCAAGAGCCGAGTCAACCGAGCTCGGCTTCGGCTTGCCGAACTTCTGGGCTATGCACCTGAAGAACTCATGCAGGGGCAATCCCTGCAAAGCCGCACTGGTCGCCAATCGTGA
- a CDS encoding DUF6894 family protein: MSKAPKHPSQRDDLKRRDDEGGPPCSGYPSHKPPQAPEPRAETALYYFNLRTEDGLVDDPEGEKYPDLQAARDAAMAKVRGMITEGDQIGENRRSWCVEVMDKANQTVLTVAFSQVLDRKAND, translated from the coding sequence ATGAGCAAGGCTCCAAAGCACCCGAGCCAGCGCGACGATCTCAAGCGGCGGGACGATGAGGGCGGCCCGCCTTGCTCCGGTTACCCCTCCCACAAGCCGCCGCAGGCTCCCGAGCCAAGGGCGGAAACGGCTCTGTACTACTTCAACCTCAGGACTGAAGACGGCTTGGTCGACGATCCTGAAGGAGAAAAGTATCCTGACCTTCAGGCGGCGCGAGATGCTGCCATGGCCAAGGTGCGCGGCATGATCACGGAAGGTGATCAGATCGGCGAGAACCGGCGAAGCTGGTGCGTCGAGGTCATGGACAAGGCCAATCAAACGGTGCTGACAGTCGCGTTCTCTCAAGTCCTCGACCGAAAGGCAAACGACTAA
- a CDS encoding PRC-barrel domain-containing protein yields the protein MHISAPLLVATLCLTSLAHAQSTPPASGAPQFITIGSDAILSSRLIGLNVQTASGEGMGKIEDIVFEGGEIMGVVLSVGEILGGGPRYVAVDPSGISIRYVEGDHMWQATMNATLDQLKSAPEFRYEGKWKR from the coding sequence ATGCACATTTCTGCACCCCTCCTTGTCGCTACGCTCTGCCTGACAAGCCTAGCCCACGCTCAGAGCACCCCGCCTGCCTCCGGCGCGCCTCAGTTCATCACGATTGGCAGCGATGCCATCCTGAGTTCGCGGCTCATCGGCCTGAATGTTCAAACCGCGAGTGGCGAGGGTATGGGCAAGATCGAAGACATCGTCTTCGAGGGCGGTGAGATTATGGGGGTCGTGTTGTCCGTGGGAGAGATTCTGGGAGGCGGCCCGCGCTACGTGGCCGTGGACCCCTCTGGGATCTCGATCCGGTATGTGGAAGGCGATCACATGTGGCAGGCGACCATGAACGCCACTCTCGATCAGCTTAAATCAGCTCCAGAGTTCCGTTACGAAGGCAAATGGAAACGATAA
- a CDS encoding DUF2188 domain-containing protein, giving the protein MGNCFIEYSVLLDKDLQENSNDKVRYEVVEHDGGWALKVGDVLSGRYAGHDEAREAAERAAAEQRLPGETEDIEYQDKARDWHEEVAQGKNRPETDVTG; this is encoded by the coding sequence ATGGGGAACTGCTTCATCGAATATTCTGTTCTGCTCGATAAGGACTTACAGGAGAACAGCAATGACAAAGTCCGCTATGAAGTTGTGGAGCACGATGGTGGGTGGGCCTTAAAAGTTGGGGACGTCCTCTCAGGGCGTTACGCCGGCCATGATGAGGCTCGAGAGGCGGCCGAGCGAGCCGCTGCCGAACAGAGGCTCCCTGGCGAAACCGAAGACATTGAATATCAGGATAAGGCACGCGACTGGCATGAGGAAGTCGCTCAGGGGAAGAACCGACCAGAGACAGATGTCACCGGTTGA
- a CDS encoding IS6 family transposase yields the protein MNSTHHPRYARHRFPAEVISHAVWLYFRFPLSLRMVEEMLAARGILVSHETVRQWALKFGQDFANQIRRRLPAAGDKWHLDEVVISIAGRKHWLWRAVDQHGIVLDILVQSRRNAKAAKRLLRKLLKKQGITPRVMITDKLASYGAAKREIMPGVEHRQHKGLNNRAENSHQPTRRRERIMKRFKSAGQAQRFLSVHDQVANFFRHPANTGAADRRFARARAFQAWSEITGAVAVA from the coding sequence ATGAACTCGACCCATCACCCCCGCTATGCCCGTCACCGCTTTCCGGCTGAAGTGATCAGCCATGCCGTCTGGTTGTACTTTCGATTCCCGCTCAGCCTCCGAATGGTCGAGGAGATGCTCGCCGCCCGAGGCATCTTGGTCAGCCATGAGACGGTCCGGCAGTGGGCGCTGAAGTTCGGCCAGGATTTTGCCAACCAGATCCGCCGCCGTCTTCCCGCAGCCGGAGACAAGTGGCACCTCGATGAGGTAGTGATCAGCATCGCCGGCCGAAAGCACTGGCTCTGGCGCGCGGTCGATCAGCATGGGATCGTTCTCGATATTTTGGTCCAGAGCCGCCGCAATGCGAAAGCGGCCAAGCGTCTGCTGCGCAAGCTGCTCAAGAAGCAAGGTATCACGCCACGCGTGATGATCACCGATAAACTCGCAAGCTACGGCGCGGCCAAGCGAGAGATCATGCCGGGTGTCGAGCATCGGCAGCACAAGGGCTTAAATAATCGAGCGGAAAACAGCCATCAACCAACCCGACGACGGGAGCGCATCATGAAGCGCTTCAAGTCAGCCGGGCAGGCGCAGCGCTTCCTCTCAGTCCACGATCAGGTTGCAAACTTCTTCCGCCACCCTGCTAACACCGGTGCCGCTGATCGTCGCTTTGCCCGCGCTCGGGCGTTCCAGGCCTGGTCCGAGATAACCGGCGCCGTGGCTGTCGCCTGA
- a CDS encoding DUF2171 domain-containing protein, which produces MTDVSRIREHMEVIGADGVHVGTVDRVEGDHIKLTRKDSGEGSHKGHHHTVPLALVADIEGDRVRLSANADVAVTFEQEADRSA; this is translated from the coding sequence ATGACCGATGTCAGCAGGATTCGGGAGCACATGGAGGTGATCGGCGCTGACGGCGTCCACGTCGGAACGGTCGATCGGGTCGAGGGCGACCACATCAAGCTAACACGGAAGGACAGCGGCGAGGGCTCCCACAAGGGGCACCATCATACCGTTCCGCTGGCTCTGGTGGCAGACATCGAGGGCGACAGGGTGCGTCTGTCTGCCAATGCGGACGTGGCCGTCACCTTCGAACAGGAGGCGGATCGCTCCGCCTGA
- a CDS encoding formate dehydrogenase subunit delta — MDIEKLIRMANQIASFFRSYPEAQALKGIHDHLVAFWTPSMRRALLSHAGQDDGKLDPLVLKAMVDAPSGRNPIEKEVAGPETVGELGSDAG; from the coding sequence ATGGACATCGAGAAGCTCATCCGAATGGCGAATCAGATAGCCAGCTTCTTCCGGTCTTATCCGGAAGCGCAGGCACTCAAGGGTATCCATGACCATCTCGTCGCTTTCTGGACGCCGAGCATGCGTAGAGCGCTTCTATCCCACGCGGGGCAGGATGATGGAAAACTCGATCCGCTTGTCTTAAAAGCGATGGTTGATGCCCCGTCAGGAAGGAACCCGATCGAAAAGGAAGTTGCTGGCCCGGAGACGGTAGGGGAATTGGGTAGCGATGCTGGATGA
- the fdhD gene encoding formate dehydrogenase accessory sulfurtransferase FdhD, with amino-acid sequence MLLNEDNLQILEAVDAPATVLRFGIVDPDCSIRAIPSEVPVNFVYGGIPFAVMIATPSDLDDFAVGFSLTEGVIQAPGDIRGTRIVPDERGLRVAIDLTPNGLHEHLAHRRVLSWRTGCGLCGIDDLDALPQARFRNGPAPRVSPGAIRATLRALDREQLLNERTRTVYGAAWADTNGTLVCVREHVGRHNALDNLIGTLCRRGTKHDSGFVIATSRSSFELVEKVAVFGARTLVAISAPTLLALERARHLDMSLVAIARHNSVTVFHGRERILGEDGWAWTSRSSSEWRIR; translated from the coding sequence ATGCTGCTGAATGAAGACAACTTGCAGATCCTCGAGGCAGTGGACGCGCCAGCTACCGTTCTCCGCTTTGGGATAGTCGATCCTGATTGCAGCATACGCGCGATTCCCTCGGAGGTGCCGGTCAACTTCGTGTACGGCGGCATTCCATTCGCCGTCATGATAGCGACGCCATCCGACCTGGACGACTTCGCCGTGGGCTTCAGCCTGACGGAGGGTGTCATTCAAGCCCCTGGCGATATTCGCGGAACTCGCATCGTACCCGATGAGAGGGGCTTGAGGGTCGCTATCGATCTTACACCCAACGGACTTCACGAACATCTGGCCCATAGGCGCGTGCTGTCGTGGCGGACCGGCTGCGGCTTGTGCGGAATCGATGATCTCGACGCGCTCCCCCAAGCGCGCTTCCGCAATGGACCTGCACCGAGAGTTTCCCCCGGAGCCATTCGAGCGACGTTGAGAGCGCTCGACAGAGAGCAGTTGCTGAATGAACGAACTCGTACGGTTTATGGAGCAGCCTGGGCTGACACGAATGGGACGCTTGTCTGCGTGCGCGAGCATGTCGGCCGTCACAATGCCCTCGACAATCTCATCGGTACGCTATGCCGTCGTGGCACGAAGCATGACAGCGGCTTCGTGATTGCCACGAGCCGCTCTTCCTTCGAACTGGTCGAGAAGGTCGCTGTGTTTGGGGCGAGAACATTGGTCGCGATTTCGGCTCCGACGTTACTGGCTCTGGAACGAGCCCGACATCTTGATATGTCCCTCGTTGCCATTGCACGGCACAATTCCGTGACCGTCTTCCATGGTCGGGAACGCATACTCGGTGAGGATGGTTGGGCATGGACATCGAGAAGCTCATCCGAATGGCGAATCAGATAG
- the fdhF gene encoding formate dehydrogenase subunit alpha: MVLIKEVDYGTPIRRTEKAVTLTIDGQPVSVPAGTSVMAAAMRAGTTIPKLCATDSLEPFGSCRLCLVEIEGRRGTPASCTTPAEEGMIVYTQTPRLADLRRGVMELYISDHPLDCLTCSANGDCELQDMAGAVGLREVRYGYDGANHLDAPKDASNPYFTFEDSKCIVCSRCVRACEEVQGTFALTIEGRGFDSRVSPGGMDFFGSECVSCGACVQACPTATLNEKNVIDLGAPEHSVITTCAYCGVGCTFKAEMKGTTVVRMVPYKHGRANEGHSCVKGRFAWGYATHKDRITRPMIRERITDPWREVSWQEAIGHAASEFRRIQTKYGRDSIGGITSSRCTNEETFLVQKLVRAGFGNNNVDTCARVCHSPTGYGLKTTLGTSAGTHDFASVDQADVIVVIGANPTDGHPVFASRMKRRLREGARLIVIDPRRIDLVRSPHIEADYHLPLKPGTNVAMINALAHVIVTEGLVDEDYVRERCELDAFESWARFIADERHSPEAVADVMGVPAADVRHAARLYAKGGRSAIYYGLGVTEHSQGSTMVMGMANIAMATGNIGRPGCGVNPLRGQNNVQGSCDMGSFPHEFSGYRHVSDDATRQMFEAFWGVGLSGEPGLRIPNMLDEAVSGSFKALYIQGEDIAQSDPDTQHVTAGLRAMEFVVIQDIFLNETAKYAHVFLPGSSFLEKDGTFTNAERRINRVRKVMPPVCGLADWEVTMELSNALGYPMRYSHPSEIMDEIARLTPTFAGVSYDKLEALGSIQWPCNETAPAGTPMMHVDRFVRGKGKFMITDFVPTEERTGPRFPLILTTGRILSQYNVGAQTRRTENSRWHEEDVLEIHPFDAESRGIVEGDLVSLESRSGDIALRAQISERMQPGVVYTTFHHAKTGANVITTDYSDWATNCPEYKVTAVQVRRTNRQSDWQARFYEEDVALKRIGPNANAAE; this comes from the coding sequence ATGGTCCTGATCAAGGAAGTCGACTACGGCACGCCGATCCGCAGGACGGAGAAGGCGGTCACGCTGACCATCGACGGACAGCCCGTCTCCGTTCCGGCAGGCACCTCCGTCATGGCCGCGGCCATGAGGGCCGGCACGACGATCCCGAAGCTGTGCGCGACGGATTCGCTTGAGCCCTTCGGCTCGTGCCGCCTGTGCCTGGTCGAGATCGAAGGTCGGCGCGGTACGCCCGCCTCCTGCACCACGCCGGCTGAGGAAGGCATGATCGTCTACACCCAGACGCCGAGGCTGGCCGATCTGCGGCGCGGCGTCATGGAACTCTATATCTCCGATCACCCTCTCGACTGCCTGACCTGTTCCGCCAACGGCGATTGCGAACTCCAGGACATGGCTGGTGCCGTCGGTCTACGCGAGGTCCGGTATGGCTATGACGGGGCCAACCATCTTGATGCGCCGAAGGATGCGTCCAATCCGTATTTCACCTTCGAGGACTCCAAGTGCATCGTCTGCTCCCGTTGCGTCCGGGCATGCGAGGAGGTGCAAGGCACCTTCGCCCTGACGATCGAGGGAAGAGGGTTCGACTCGCGCGTCTCGCCCGGCGGGATGGACTTCTTCGGGTCCGAGTGCGTGTCGTGCGGCGCCTGCGTGCAGGCCTGCCCGACGGCCACGCTCAATGAGAAGAACGTGATCGATCTCGGAGCGCCCGAGCATTCGGTCATCACCACCTGCGCCTATTGCGGCGTCGGCTGCACCTTCAAGGCCGAGATGAAGGGCACGACGGTCGTGCGCATGGTTCCGTACAAACACGGCAGGGCGAACGAGGGACATTCCTGCGTCAAGGGGCGGTTCGCCTGGGGCTATGCCACGCATAAGGACCGCATCACCAGGCCCATGATCCGTGAGAGGATCACCGACCCGTGGCGCGAGGTGTCATGGCAGGAGGCGATCGGGCACGCCGCCAGCGAGTTCAGGCGCATCCAGACGAAATACGGCCGCGATTCCATCGGCGGCATCACCTCTTCCCGGTGCACGAACGAGGAGACATTCCTCGTCCAGAAGCTCGTCCGCGCCGGCTTCGGCAACAACAACGTCGATACCTGCGCCCGCGTCTGCCACTCGCCGACCGGTTACGGGCTCAAGACGACGCTCGGCACCTCGGCCGGCACGCATGACTTCGCATCCGTGGACCAGGCTGACGTCATCGTCGTGATCGGGGCCAATCCGACCGACGGCCATCCTGTCTTCGCCTCCCGCATGAAGCGCCGTCTGCGGGAGGGTGCCCGTCTCATCGTCATCGATCCGCGCCGGATCGACCTCGTGAGATCGCCTCACATCGAGGCCGACTATCACCTGCCCCTGAAGCCCGGCACCAACGTAGCGATGATCAACGCGCTCGCGCATGTGATCGTGACGGAGGGACTGGTCGACGAGGACTACGTTCGCGAGCGGTGCGAGCTTGACGCCTTCGAATCCTGGGCCCGTTTCATCGCCGACGAGCGTCATTCTCCCGAGGCCGTTGCGGACGTCATGGGCGTTCCCGCCGCCGACGTGCGACACGCCGCCAGGCTCTACGCCAAGGGTGGCAGGAGCGCGATCTACTACGGGCTCGGCGTCACCGAGCACAGCCAGGGCTCGACCATGGTGATGGGCATGGCGAACATCGCGATGGCGACCGGCAACATTGGGAGGCCCGGCTGCGGCGTGAACCCGCTGCGCGGGCAAAACAACGTCCAGGGCTCCTGCGACATGGGCTCGTTCCCGCATGAGTTCTCGGGCTATCGGCACGTCTCGGATGATGCGACGCGGCAGATGTTCGAGGCCTTCTGGGGGGTAGGCCTTTCGGGCGAGCCCGGCCTGCGCATTCCGAACATGCTCGACGAGGCGGTGTCCGGGTCGTTCAAGGCTCTCTACATCCAGGGTGAGGACATCGCCCAGTCCGATCCGGACACGCAGCACGTGACCGCTGGCCTGAGGGCCATGGAGTTCGTGGTGATCCAGGACATCTTCCTGAACGAGACCGCGAAATACGCCCATGTCTTCCTGCCCGGCTCCTCCTTCCTCGAAAAGGACGGAACCTTCACCAATGCGGAGAGGCGCATCAACCGCGTGCGGAAGGTGATGCCGCCGGTGTGTGGGTTGGCAGACTGGGAAGTTACGATGGAACTGTCGAATGCCCTTGGATATCCGATGCGATACTCGCATCCAAGCGAGATCATGGACGAGATCGCCCGTCTCACGCCGACCTTCGCAGGCGTCTCCTACGACAAGCTCGAGGCCCTGGGATCGATCCAATGGCCGTGCAACGAGACTGCGCCGGCAGGAACGCCGATGATGCATGTGGATCGGTTCGTCCGGGGCAAAGGCAAGTTCATGATCACGGACTTCGTGCCGACCGAGGAACGTACGGGCCCGCGGTTCCCGCTGATCCTGACAACGGGCCGTATCCTGTCGCAGTACAATGTCGGGGCGCAGACGAGGCGCACGGAGAACAGTCGCTGGCATGAGGAGGACGTGCTCGAGATCCACCCATTCGACGCGGAGAGCCGGGGGATCGTCGAGGGCGATCTCGTGTCCCTTGAGAGCCGCTCCGGTGACATCGCCTTGCGTGCCCAGATCAGCGAACGCATGCAGCCAGGGGTCGTTTACACGACGTTCCACCACGCGAAGACAGGGGCGAACGTGATCACGACCGATTACTCCGACTGGGCGACGAACTGTCCGGAGTACAAGGTCACGGCGGTGCAGGTGCGCCGCACGAACCGTCAATCCGACTGGCAGGCCCGGTTTTATGAAGAGGATGTTGCACTCAAACGCATCGGCCCGAATGCCAATGCTGCTGAATGA
- a CDS encoding formate dehydrogenase beta subunit: protein MTRVFISRDAASLSLGAARIARLIVDEAGVRGSDLEIVATGSRGLFWLEPLVEVETPAGRIAYGPISPTDLGSLFDADFLSGGEHPLRLERLEDQPYLARQQRLTFARCGIVDPLSVEDYEAHGGYAGLRRALTLEPQAIVDEIKLSGLRGRGGAGFPTGIKWDTVLHAQADRKYVVCNADEGDSGTFGDRMLMEGDPFSLIEGMTIAGLAVGATKGFIYIRSEYPHAYRTMTEAIEVATKAGYLGPSVLGSGRAFILESRLGAGAYICGEETSLLDSLEGKRGMVRAKPPLPAVAGLFGKPTLINNTLSLATVPWIMANGFQAYADFGMGRSRGTLPIQLAGNVTRGGLIELAFGATLREIVEDFGGGTATGRPLKAVQVGGPLGAYFPASMLDLPLDYETLAAEKGLLGHGGIVVFDDTVDLSRQARFAFEFCAAESCGKCTPCRVGAVRGVEVMDRIIAGIEPEKNFEVLEDLCALMTDASLCAMGGLTPLPVMSALTHFPEDFDRAPQVVAAAE, encoded by the coding sequence ATGACCAGAGTCTTCATCTCGCGTGATGCCGCCTCGCTGTCCCTCGGCGCGGCACGGATCGCCAGGTTGATCGTGGATGAGGCCGGCGTTCGAGGCTCGGACCTGGAGATCGTGGCGACCGGATCCCGTGGCCTGTTCTGGCTGGAACCCCTGGTCGAGGTCGAGACCCCCGCAGGACGTATTGCCTACGGGCCGATCAGCCCCACGGACCTGGGCAGCCTGTTCGATGCCGACTTCCTGTCGGGCGGGGAGCATCCCTTGCGCCTCGAGCGCCTGGAGGACCAGCCCTACCTCGCCCGGCAGCAGCGGCTGACGTTCGCGCGATGCGGGATCGTCGACCCGTTGTCCGTCGAGGACTACGAGGCCCATGGCGGTTATGCCGGCCTTCGACGCGCGCTGACCCTGGAACCGCAGGCCATCGTGGACGAGATCAAGCTTTCCGGATTGCGCGGGCGGGGCGGGGCCGGGTTCCCGACCGGAATCAAGTGGGACACGGTCCTTCATGCGCAAGCCGACCGCAAGTACGTCGTCTGCAATGCGGACGAGGGTGACAGCGGCACCTTCGGCGACCGGATGCTCATGGAGGGAGATCCTTTCTCCCTGATCGAAGGCATGACCATCGCCGGTCTCGCCGTCGGCGCGACCAAGGGCTTCATCTACATCCGGTCGGAATATCCGCACGCCTACCGGACCATGACGGAAGCGATCGAGGTCGCCACGAAGGCTGGCTATCTCGGCCCATCCGTGTTGGGATCCGGCCGTGCCTTCATCCTGGAATCGCGGCTTGGAGCGGGGGCCTACATCTGCGGCGAGGAGACGTCACTCCTGGACAGCCTCGAGGGCAAGCGCGGCATGGTGCGGGCAAAGCCCCCTCTGCCGGCGGTCGCAGGGCTCTTCGGCAAGCCGACTCTCATCAACAACACGCTCTCTCTCGCAACCGTGCCGTGGATCATGGCCAACGGTTTCCAGGCCTATGCGGATTTCGGCATGGGACGTTCGCGCGGCACGCTGCCGATCCAGCTCGCCGGCAACGTCACGCGCGGTGGCCTCATCGAGCTCGCTTTCGGAGCTACCCTGCGTGAGATCGTCGAGGACTTCGGCGGTGGAACCGCGACGGGGCGTCCCCTCAAAGCCGTACAGGTCGGAGGACCTCTGGGGGCCTACTTCCCGGCATCCATGCTGGACCTCCCCCTGGACTATGAGACGCTCGCTGCGGAGAAGGGACTTCTCGGCCACGGTGGCATCGTCGTGTTCGACGACACCGTCGATCTGTCACGACAGGCCCGCTTCGCCTTCGAGTTCTGCGCCGCCGAGAGTTGCGGAAAGTGCACGCCCTGCCGCGTCGGCGCGGTACGGGGTGTCGAGGTCATGGACCGGATCATCGCCGGCATTGAGCCCGAGAAGAACTTCGAGGTTCTCGAGGATCTCTGCGCCCTCATGACCGATGCCTCGCTCTGCGCCATGGGAGGATTGACCCCGCTGCCGGTGATGAGCGCGCTGACCCATTTTCCCGAGGATTTCGACAGGGCGCCGCAGGTTGTCGCGGCCGCCGAGTGA